From a single Herbiconiux sp. SALV-R1 genomic region:
- a CDS encoding DUF779 domain-containing protein, whose amino-acid sequence MPEGSAAGGYSRVEVTDAAAEMLRHLAATHGQLMFHQSGGCCDGSSPMCYPVGMFRVGASDVLLGTLHVDGIHPVEVYMSRSQFEYWKYTHLTIDLVDGRGSGFSIEAPEGKRFLIRSRMLDDAELAAFGLAEAPTASTARASTA is encoded by the coding sequence ATGCCCGAGGGGTCGGCTGCGGGCGGCTACTCGCGGGTGGAGGTGACGGATGCGGCGGCCGAGATGCTGAGGCACCTCGCCGCCACCCACGGGCAGCTCATGTTCCACCAGTCGGGCGGATGCTGCGACGGCTCGTCGCCCATGTGCTACCCCGTGGGCATGTTCCGGGTCGGTGCCTCCGACGTGCTGCTCGGCACCCTTCACGTCGACGGCATCCACCCCGTCGAGGTGTACATGTCGAGGTCGCAGTTCGAGTACTGGAAGTACACGCACCTCACCATCGACCTCGTCGACGGGCGGGGGAGCGGGTTCTCGATCGAGGCGCCCGAGGGCAAGCGCTTCCTCATCCGGTCGCGGATGCTCGACGACGCGGAGCTCGCGGCGTTCGGTCTCGCGGAGGCCCCTACCGCCTCCACCGCCCGCGCCTCCACCGCCTGA